The Miltoncostaea marina DNA window GGCGCGCCGGTGCTCACGCCGCCTCCACGCGGGCGCCCACGGCGCCGTCGCGCAGCTCCAGCCGCACCCGGTCGCCCGGCGACAGGCCGGCCGCCGAGCCGATGACGCGGTCGCCGGCCCCCGAGCGCACGATCGCGTAGCCGCGCGCCACGGTGCGCGCCGGCGAGAGCAGCCCGAGCATGGCCTGCGCGCGCTCGACGCGGGCGGCCGCCTCGCGCACCCGCGCCCCGGCGGCGCGGCCGAGCGCCGCCTCACGGGCCTCCAGCTGCCCCGGCGCCCGCGCCGCCGCGCGGGCGAGGCCGGCCTCCAGGCGGGGCGCGAGGCGGTCGACGCGGTCGCGCCCCAGCGCCCCGTGGCCGCGCAGCGCCCGCAGCATCCCGGCCGACCGGCGCCCGAGCGCCTCGCGCGCGGCGGCGCCCGAGCGCACCAGCCCGCGCGCGATCGCGGCCCGGGCGTCGTCGAGGTGGGCGGCGAGCGCCTCCGCGCTCGGCACCACGGCCGCCGCCGCGGCCGTGGGCGTGGACACGCGCACGTCGGCGACCAGGTCGCACAGCGTCACGTCGCGCTCGTGGCCGACGGCCGAGACGACCGGGGTGCGGGCCCCCGCGACCGCCCGGCAGACCGCCTCGCTGTTGAACGCCATCAGGTCCTCCAGCGAGCCGCCGCCGCGCGCGACCACGATCACCTCCACCTCATCGACGGCGTCGAGGTGCTCCAGCGCGCGCACGATCAGGCCCGGCGCCGCGTCGCCCTGCACCGGCACGGACATCAGCAGCACGTCGGCCGCGGGGAACCGCGCCCACAGGTTGGTCAGCACGTCGTCGCGGGCGGCGCCGTCCGGGCTCGTGACCAGGCCGATGCGGCGCGGCAGCATCGGCGGCCGGCGCTTGCGCGCCGGATCGAGCAGTCCCTCGCCCTCGAGGCGCGCGCGCAGCTCGGCGACCCGCGCGCGCAGCAGGCCCTCCCCCGCCAGCTCGAGCCGCTCGACGCGCATCGACAGCTGGGAGCGCGGGCGCCAGTACTGCATGCGGCCGTAGGCCTGCACCAGGGTGCCGTCGGCGGGCCGGTGGGCCAGGCGCTCCCAGAGGACCCCGCTCATCGACGCGTCGATGACGTGCTCGCCGCGCAGCGAGAAGCGCATCTGGGAGCCCGCCGGGCGCAGGTCCTGCACCTCAGCCTCCACCCAGAACGAGCGCAGGTCCTCGAACATGCCCGCCAGCCGGGCGGTGACCTCCTCGACCGAGAAGACCCGGCGGCCGCCGACGAGCTTCACGGCAGCAGCGCGTCGACGATCCCGGCGGCGCGGGCGCCGGACTCGATCGCGCCCTCGATCGACCCGTGGGCGGTCGCGTCGCCGGCCAGCACGAGGTTGTCGAGGCGCGTCCGCGGCCCCGGCGGGTCGCGCCGCACCCCCGCGAGGGGCCGCGGCATCGCGTGGGCGTGCTCGTAGACGCCGATGGGCTCCGCCAGGCCGCGCCAGTCGAAGCGCGGCGCCCACCGCCCCACCAGCTCGCCGACCGCCTCCACCAGGCCGTCGGCGGGCGCGCCGCCGGTCGTGATGCGCGTGGCGAGCAGGATGTGCGGGCCGTCGGGCGCGTCCGGGCGGGTGATGTTGGTCGTCTGGCAGAGCACGTCGACCCCCGGCGCCCCGGGCCCGCCGGGGGCGCCGTTCAGCACCACGGAGCGCCCGGAGTAGAGCGGGCGACGCATCGCGAACGCCGCGGTGACCGCGGAGGCCGCCTCCCGAGGCAGCCGCGCCGCCGCCGCGTCGTCGAGCCCCTCCAGCAGCCGCCGCGCCGCCGGCGCGTCGACCGCGAGCACCACGCGGCGCGCCTGCAGGCGCCGGCCGTCGGCCGTCACCACGGCCGCCACACGGCGGCCCGCGGCGTCCGGCTCGAGCGCCGTCACCGGCGCCGCGACGTCCACGGCGCCGCCGGCCTGCCGCACGGCCGCCGAGGTCCACTCGGCGATCATCCCCATGCCGTCGCTCGGGATCGCCACCCCGCCGCGCACGAGCATGGACAGCAGCCAGCGGAACCAGCCAGGGTCGGCCGCGAGCGCGCGGTCCAGGGTGAGCGCCGCGAACAGCGGCCGGAAGAGGCCCTCGATCGCCGCCTCGGAGAGGCCCTCGCCGCGCAGCAGGTCCTCGGCCGTCGGCGCGTCGTCGTCCTGGGCGAGCAGCACCTCCGCCGGCCGCGTGGCGACCGAGGCCACCAGCCGCGCCACCCGCGCCCGGTCGCCCGGCGTCAGGCCCGGGAAGCGCGCCAGCCCCGCGCCGCGAGCCGAGCGCAGCCGCGCCGGCGCGCCGTCCGGGCCGACCACCACGAAGCCGCCCGCCACCGGCCGCAGGTCGCGGCGGGGCAGGTCGACGTCCTTCAGCAGCCGCGCCGTCCGCGGGTACGCGCGCAGCAGCAGGGCGACGCCCCGGTCCACCGGCCGCCCGCGGTGCCAGACGGTGCGTGCCCGCCCGCCGGGCGCCTCCTCGGCCTCCAGCACGTGCACCGAGCGGCCGGCCGACACCAGCCCGTGGGCGCACGCGAGCCCCGCGAGGCCCCCTCCAACGACGATGCAGTCGAGCATCGGGGCCCCGGGCGAGTCCGTCATCGCGCCGATCGTACCAGCGACCCCGGGCGGCCCCGGGCGGCCCCGGACGGCCCCGGCGCGCGCGGAGAGCCCGGCCGCCGCGCCGGTTCCGGCGCCGCCCCCGGTCCCGGCACGCCGGCGCGCGGGCCTCGCAGGGGGCTCACGTCTGCCTCCGCCCCCCCAGGTCCTCGGCGCCGTCGCGCCGCGCCGGCCGCGGCGCCCGGCGGGCCGTCGCCGCGACGGGACCGCGCGCCGGCGCCGCTAGCCTGGCCGGATGCCCGCCCCCTTCACGGCCCTCCATCGCGGCGGCGCCGGGCCGCCGCTGGTCTGCCTGCACGGCTTCACCGACACGTGGCGCACGTGGGAGCTCGCGCTGCCCCACCTCGAGCGCCGTCACGAGGTCCTCGCGCCGACGCTCCCCGGCCACGCCGGCGGCCCGCCGCTCGACGCCGAGCCCGGTCACGACGCGCTGCTCGACGCGGTCGAGCGGGCCATGGACGCCGCCGGCATGGCGACCGCCCACGTGGCCGGCAACTCGCTCGGCGGCTACCTGGCCCTGCGCCTCGCCGCGCGGGGCCGGGCCCGCACGGTCGTCGCCTTCGCCCCCGCCGGCGGCTGGGAGCCGGCCGACGCCGCCTTCACGCGCATGCTCCAGGGCTTCGTCGCGCGCCAGCGCGAGGTGCGCGCCATGGCCCCGCAGGCCGACGCCCTCGTCGCCACCCCGGCCGGACGGCGCCGCGCGACCAGCCTCATCACCGAGCGCTCCGACCACATCCCGGCCGGCCTCATCGTCCACCAGCTCCTCGGCGTGGCGGCCTGCCGGGACGTGGGCCCGATGGTCGAGGCGGCCCTCCGCGACGGCTACCCCCTCGACGCCGCCGCCGTCGACTGCCCGGTGCGGGTCGTATGGGGCACCCGCGACCGCCTCCTGCCCCTGCCGGCGGCCGCGGCGCGCCTCCGGCACCGCCTCCTCCCCCACGCGGACTGGGTCGAGCTCGACGACGTCGGCCACTGCCCGCAGCTCGACGTGCCCCTCGAGGCCGCTGAGCTCATCCTCGGCCTCACGGGCGCCTGAGGGGGCGCCCGGGGGGACCACGCGATCGGCGCATCGGTCGTGCGCCAATCGGCGCACGATCCCACCGGCCTGCGCTCCGCCCCCCGGCAACGCCCGCGCACCGTGCGCCGGACGTGACGTCGATACGGTCCGTCGGCTCACGCCCGGTGACCACCGAGCTCCGCGCGAGGCCCTCGTGTCGTCGCGCCGACCGTGGGACGGCGCGATGGCGCGACGATCACGCGGCGTCCGCGCACCCTCGGTCCCCGCGGCACCCGGCCGATACACCACCCCACCGGCCGGCGGCGCCGCCCACTCGCCGGCCCCCGCCCGGCGGCGCCTGCGCGTCGCGCCTCGCTGACGCCCCTCCGCACGACCCGGCGCCCGACACCGCCAGATCGGCCGCGCCCGGCGCGGGTGAGGGCCGACGCGCCGGCGCCGGTCGCTTGGGGGCGGACGTCGGCCGGCCCACGCCCGCCCGCGGCAGGCGATACGTCGCCACGCGTGGACGCCCCGGGGTGACCCTCGACCGTCACCCTGAATCGGCACCCCCGCGCCGCGCGTCCGCCGTCGGGATCGCGCGTGAACGCTCACTCACGGTGCTCACTACGTCACACGACACGACGACGCCGAGCATCGGGGGCGGAGTTCGGAGCCGGGACCCGCGACAGCACGGTGGGCACCGGCGCCGGCGAGGCGCACCTCCGGGGCCGCGCGCGCCACGCTTCCCGCGCGATGGGTCCCCACAACGACGACGAGCCGCGGGACCGGAGTCCTGCGGCTCGACGCCACTGCTGCAAATCAATCCCGGCGGCGACCTACTCTCCCGCGAGCCTTCGCTCGGAGTACCATCGGCGCGGAGAGGCTTAACGACTCTGTTCGGAATGGGAAGAGGTGTTTCCCTCTCGCTCAAGCCACCGGAAAACCTCGAGGGCATACCCTCAAGACTGCATAGCGGCGTCAGTGTGCTCGTGTGATCTTTGTGGTCAAGCCCTCGGCGTATTAGTACGGGTCTGCTGAACGCATTACTGCGCGTGCACATCCCGCCTATCAACCAGGTGGTCTACCTGGAGCCTTACCCGCTTGAAGCGGTGGGAGATCTCATCTTGAGGTGGGCTTCCCGCTTAGATGCTTTCAGCGGTTATCCCGTCCAGACGTAGCTAGCCAGCAGTGCCGTTGGCACGACAACTGATACACCAGAGGTCTGTTCATCCCGGTCCTCTCGTACTAGGGACGACTCCTCGCAAATCTCCAACGCCCACCACAGATAGGGACCGAACTGTCTCACGACGTTCTGAACCCAGCTCGCGTACCGCTTTAATGGGCGAACAGCCCAACCCTTGGGACCAACTCCAGCCCCAGGATGCGACGAGCCGACATCGAGGTGCCAAACCCTCCCGTCGATGTGGACTCTTGGGGAGGATAAGCCTGTTATCCCCGGAGTACCTTTTATCCGTTGAGCGACGGCAATTCCACTCTCTACCGCCGGATCACTAAGGCCTACTTTCGTACCTGCTCGACCTGTCAGTCTCGCAGTCAAGCTCCCTTATGCCTTTACACTCTACGCACGATTTCCAACCGTGCTGAGGGAACCTTTGCGCGCCTCCGTTACAATTTGGGAGGCGACCGCCCCAGTCAAACTGCCCACCTGACACTGTCCGAGAGCCGGATCACGGCCTCCCGTTAGACGCACAGAACATCCAGGGTGGTATCCCAAGGGTGGCTCCACAGCAGCTGACGCCACTGCTTCACAGCCTCCCACCTATCCTGGACAGGATGTCCCGAACACCAATATCAAGCTGCAGTAAAGGTTCACGGGGTCTTTCCGTCTTGTGGCGGGTAATCGGCATCTTCACCGATACTACAATTTCACCGAGTCCTTCGTTGAGACAGCGCCCAACTCGTTACGCCATTCGTGCAGGTCGGAACTTACCCGACAAGGAATTTCGCTACCTTAGGACCGTTATAGTTACGGCCGCCGTTTACCGGGGCTTGGTTTCAAAGCTTCGCCTTGCGGCTAACCTCTCCACTTGACCTTCCGGCACCGGGCAGGCGTCAGCCCCTATACGTCGTCTTTCGACTTCGCAGAGACCTGTGTTTTTGGTAAACAGTCGGTTGGGCCAATTCTCTGCGGCCCCCTCGAGCTCCCGGCGCGAGGCCGTTCACTCTACCGGGGCGTCCCTTCTCCCGAAGTTACGGGACAATTTTGCCGAGTTCCTTAACGAAGGTTCTCTCGATCACCTCGGTATGCTCTACCTGCCCACCTGTGTCGGTTTTGGTACGGGCGCGTTCCCACTCCCTAGAGGCTTTTCTCGGAGGCATGGGCTCGACGACTTGCCGGCTTACGCCGACCGACATCCCCTCTCGGAGTTGATGGACCCCGGATTTTCCTAGGGTCCCTCCTACCGGGTTGTCCGTGGACGACCATCGCCACGGTTCGCCTACCCTTCCCCGTCCCCCCATCGGTAATAGCGCGGAAGACGCGGTACAGGAATATCAACCTGTTGTCCATCGCCTACGCCTGTCGGCCTCGGCTTAGGTCCCGACTAACCCTGAGCAGATTAGCTTTACTCAGGAAACCTTGGGCATCCGGTGGAGGAGTTTCTCACTCCTCTTTCGTTACTTATGCCTGCATTCTCACTTCCCCGCGCTCCACGGCCGCTTGCCGCGACCGCTTCACTGCACGAGGAACGCTCTCCTACCGCTCCATCCGAAGATGGAGCCCACAGCTTCGGGGGCCGGCTTGAGCCCCGTTACATTATCCGCGCACGAGCACTTGACCAGTGAGCTATTACGCACTCCTTAGACGAATGGCTGCCTCTAAGCCAACATCCTGGTTGTCTGTGCACTCGCACAACGTTTTCCACTTAGCCGGCGCTTTGGGCCCTTAGCTGGTGGTCTGGGCTGTTTCCCTCTCGACTACGAAGCTTATCCCCCGCAGTCTGACTCCCCTGCTCTGGAGTCGTGGCATTCAGAGTTTATCTGACTTCGGTAACCTGGTAGGGCCCCTAGGCCAAACAGTGCTTTACAACCACGACTGAACGCAGGAGGCTATACCAAAATATATTTCGGAGAGAACCAGATATCACCGAGTTTGATTAGCCTTTCACTCCGATCCACAGGTCATCCCCGCTGTTTTCAACCAACGTGGGTTCGGTCCTCCACGAGGTCTTACCCCCGCTTCAACCTGCCCATGGATAGATCACTCGGTTTCGGGTCTGCCGCGTCCGACTGAACGCCCTGTTCAGACTCGCTTTCGCTACGGCTCCGGTTACTTAACCTTGCCGGACACGAGCAACTCGCAGGCTCGTTATGCAAAAAGCACGCAGTCACCGACCGAAGTCGGCTCCTACCGCTTGTAGGCACGCGGTTTCAGGTACTATTTCACTCCCCTCCCGGGGTACTTTTCACCTTTCCCTCACGGTACTAGTTCGCTATCGGTCGTCAGAGAGTACTTAGCCTTACGGGGTGGTCCCCGTGGATTCCGACCGGGTTTCCCGTGCCCGGTCGTACTCAGGTGGTGACGAGGGAGGGTGCGAGCTTCCGTCTACGGGGCTCTTACCCTTTGTAGCCAGCCGTTCCAAGCTGCTCGACTAGCTCGCACTTTTGTAACTCCCCGACCGGCCTGCGGACCGATCATGTCACTCCTACAACCCCGAACCGAGCTACGCCCGCAGGCATGGCACTCGATCGGTTTGGGCTGATCCCCTTTCGCTCGCCACTACTCAGGGAGTCGAGGTTTCTTTCCCTTCCTCCGGCTACTGAGATGTGTCACTTCGCCGGCTTGCCTTCTCCTGCCCTATGTGTTCAGACAGGGATACGCGCGCATTACCACGCGTGGGTTTCCCCATTCGGAGATCCGCGGGTCAATGGATATTCAGCTCCTCACCGCGGCTTATCGCAGCCGTTCACGTCCTTCTTCGGCTTCTGACGCCAAGGCATCCACCGCGTGCCCTTAGTATCTTGACCAGATATCTATAGAGCACACCTACTGCCGCTATGCAGTTTTCAAGGTACGCGACGCCGCCCAGGGGGCGGGCGCCTCGAGAGAAGCATCCGGGCCGGCGAACCGGCCCCGATCCCTCAAGACTGAACAGCATTGCCATCGGGTCCGCTCCCCGTGCGCGACGAACCCCTTGATGAGTGTGGGTACGCACGGACGGTCCCGATGGCGCCAGGTTGTCGACGTTCTTCTAGGGCATCGCTCGCTCGGACTGCTCCGAGGGAGCTCGACGGTGTCCCGAGGGACTCCGGAGCCCTGGTGGCCATTGCGGCCACTCCCTAGAAAGGAGGTGATCCAGCCGCAGCTTCCGCTACGGCTACCTTGTTACGACTTCACCCCAATCGCTGACCCCACCTTCGACGGCTGCCTCCCTTGCGGGTTAGCCCACCGGCTTCGGGTGTTGCCAACTTTCGTGGTGTGACGGGCGGTGTGTACAAGGCCCGGGAACGTATTCACCGCGACGTTGCTGATTCGCGATTACTAGCAACTCCGACTTCATGGAGGCGAGTTTCAGCCTCCAATCCGAACTGGGACCGGCTTTATGAGATTCGCTCCGCCTCACGGCTTAGCAGCTCTTTGTACCGGCCATTGTAGCACGTGTGTAGCCCTGGACATAAGGGGCATGATGACTTGACGTCGTCCCCACCTTCCTCCGGTTTGTCACCGGCAGTATCCTATGAGTCCCCGGCCGAACCGCTGGCAACATAGGACAGGGGTTGCGCTCGTTGCGGGACTTAACCCAACATCTCACGACACGAGCTGACGACAGCCATGCACCACCTGTGACGGTGCTCCGAAGAGGGACCCTGTTTCCAGGGTTTTCACCGACATGTCAAGCCCAGGTAAGGTTCTTCGCGTTGCGTCGAATTAAACCACATGCTCCGCTGCTTGTGCGGGCCCCCGTCAATTCCTTTGAGTTTTAGCCTTGCGGCCGTACTCCCCAGGCGGGGCACTTAATGCGTTAGCTTCGACACGGACGGAGTCGACACCGCCCACATCTAGTGCCCATCGTTTACGGCGTGGACTACCAGGGTATCTAATCCTGTTCGCTCCCCACGCTTTCGCGTCTCAGCGTCAGTACCGTTCCAGAGAGCCGCCTTCGCCACCGGTGTTCTTCCTAATATCTGCGCATTTCACCGCTACACTAGGAATTCCGCTCTCCCCTCCCGGACTCAAGCTCGACAGTATCCAGTGCAGGCTTGGGGTTGAGCCCCAAGTTTTCACACCAGACTGATCGAGCCGCCTACACGCGCTTTACGCCCAATGATTCCGGACAACGCTCGCCCCCTACGTATTACCGCGGCTGCTGGCACGTAGTTAGCCGGGGCTTCTTCTGGGGGTACCGTCACCCCGTAGGCTATTAACCTCGGAAGCTTCGTCCCCCCTGAAAGTGGTTTACAACCCGAAGGCCGTCTTCCCACACGCGGCGTTGCTGCGTCAGGCTTCCGCCCATTGCGCAAGATTCCCCACTGCTGCCTCCCGTAGGAGTCTGGGCCGTGTCTCAGTCCCAGTGTGGCTGATCGTCCTCTCAGACCAGCTACGCATCGTCGCCTTGGTGAGCCGTTACCTCACCAACAAGCTAATGCGCCGCGGGCCCATCCCAAGGCGGAGGCCGAAGCTACCTTTTCCCGCAGCACCTTGAGGCACTGCGATTCATGCGGTATTAGCCCGAGTTTCCCCGGGTTGTCCCGCTCCTTGGGGCAGGTTGCCCACGTGTTACTCACCCGTTCGCCACTGTACTCACCCCCGAAGGGGCTTTCTCGTTCGACTTGCATGTGTTAAGCACGCCGCCAGCGTTCGTCCTGAGCCAGGATCAAACTCTCCATGAAGAAAATCAGGCCGTTGGTCCGCCGGCGGATGCCGACGGGACGACCGGAAGTCCGGAGATGGCCACCACCCGAGGGCGGGGGCCGATCCAGAGCTGTGTTTGCCTTCCCGATCGGTGCGGCTCGCGCCGGACCGCCGGGTCGACGGGGTTCGTACAAAACCTGGCCATCATGTCCCATGGGCGCGAGGCCCATGGACAGATGCATGCTGTTCAGTTTTCAAGGATCGTGGCGCCCGCATGCCGCGGCCGCCGGATCAGAGCGATTTCCACCTTCGCGGCCTCCGTGTGCTCAGGAGGCTCCCAACCCGGGCGCGTCGCGCGCTCCGCTACGTGGGCGTCTCCGTGTGCTGGAGGTCGAAGAGATGGAGGTTCAATCGCTTCCTCTGTGTCCGTCTGCGGGGCGGTGCCCCCCAACCGGTCCGCGGGAGTATAGCGCCGCCGAGGGGGCGGTCAAGGCCGCCGGCGAACTTTTCTCGCGGGGCCGCGACAGGGCGTCAGCCGCCGGCCCGCAGGCGGGCGAAGCGCCGCTTGCCCGCGCGGATCACGCGCCCGTCGAGCGCGGCAGCGTCGAGGTCGAGCTCGCGGACGGGCTCGCCGTCGAGGCTGACCCCGCCCCCCGCGATCAGCCGGCGCGCCTCCGAGCGCGAGGCCACCCCGAGGGCGTCCGCGAGCAGGGCCGGCAGATGGACCGTGCCGGCCGGCAGCGGCACCTCCGGCATCTCCTCGGGCGCCTGGCGGTCGCGCACGACGCGGTTGAAGTGGGCCTCGGCCCGCTCGCCGGCGCCGGGGCCGTGGAAGCGGTCCGCGATGAGGCGCCCGAGCCGGCGCTTGTCCTCGACGGCCGGGCCGGCGCCGGGGGCGGGTTCGGCCGGCGCGAGGAGCCGGTACCACTCGGCCAGCGCCGCGTCGGGGATGCGCATCGTCCGGCCGAACTGCTCCTCGGGCGCGTCCGCCACCCCGACGTGGTTGCCCAGCGACTTGCTCATCTTCTGCACGCCGTCGAGCCCCGGCAGGATCGGCATCGTGAGCGCGACCTGTGGCGCCATGCCCCAGTGGGCCTGGATCTCACGCCCCAGCATGAGGTTGAAGAGCTGGTCGGTGCCGCCGATCTCGACGTCCGCCTCGACCATGACCGAGTCGTAGGCCTGCATCAGCGGGTAGAGCAGCTCGAGCACGGAGACCGGCTGGTCGGCGGCCATGCGCCCGGCGAAGTCGTTGCGGCGCAGCAGCTGGTTGACCGTGGCCGACCCGGCGAGGCGGAACACCTCCTCCAGGCCCATGCCCCCGAACCACTCGCCGTTGGAGCGGATCTCGGTGCGCTCGGGGTCGATGATGCGGAAGGCCTGCTGGCGGTACGAGGCCGCGTTCTCCTCGATCTGCTCGGCGCTGAGCATGGGCCGCGTCGAGGTGCGCCCCGACGGGTCGCCGACCCGGGCGGTCCAGTCGCCGATGATGAGCACCGCCGTGTGGCCCGCGTCCTGGAACTCGCGCAGCTTGACCAGCGGGACGGCGTGCCCGAGATGGATGTCGGGGGCCGTGGGGTCGACGCCGAACTTGACCCGCAGCGGCCGGCCGAGGGCCAGCTTGGCCTCGAGCCCGCCGGGCGGGACGAGGTCGACCGCGCGCTCGCCCAGGCCGCTCATGCGCGCGGGAGGGGCCGCGACAGGTACGGCGAGCCGGCCAGGCAGAAGCGCCACGGCCGCTCGACCGCCTTCGAGATGCCGATCCGCGGGCCGGCGGCCACCTCGACCGGGGCGGTGCGCGCGTGCACGGCGACCCTCGACCCGGGGCCGACCGCCGACGCGCCGTCGAGCGCGGCGTCGACGCCGAGCGCCGCGCAGAGGCGGCCGGGCCCGGCGGCCAGCAGGCGGTCGTCCAGCACGCCGCGCCGCGCGCGCATGGCGGCCAGGCCGATCTCGGGCGCGATCGCGCGGATCAGGACCGCCGCCCCGCGCCCCGGCTCCTCGCAGACCAGGTTCATGCAGTGGTGGATGCGTAGGAGCGGTAGACGTAGACGTCGCCCGGCGGGCCGAACATGACCGCCGCCCGACCACGCGGGCCGCGGAAGGAGTGCGAGGCGGGGTCGTCCTGCTGGTAGCGCTCGGTCTCGACGATCGTGCCGCCCACGCCGTCCACCAGCAGCACGCAGCCGACCAGCGCGGGCGCCACCTCGGCGACCGGCCGGCCGAAGAACGCGGCGCCGAGGCGCTCCCCGAGCGCGGCCGGCGGCGCGGCGCTCACCACGCGCCCACCCGCGCCCGCGCCGCCGCCAGCTGCTCCGCCACCGCCGCGCGCGCCGTGCCGCCGGGCGCCCGCTTGGCCTCGACCGAGGCCTCGGCCGTGAGCTCCGGCATGTCGACGTCGGCGAGGCCCGCCGCCGCCACGTCGTCGGGGACGGCGTCCTCCAGCCCGACCCCGCGCTCGAGGCAGGCCCGCACCAGGCGCCCGACGGCCTCGTGGGCGCGGCGGAACGGCCAGCCGGCGCGCACCAGGTGGTCCGCCAGGTCGGTGGCCGCCAGGAAGCCGCCCTCGGTCGCCGCCCGCATGCGGTCGACCCGGAACGTCGCGCCGGCGAGCATCCCGGTCATGGCCGGCAGCAGCAGGTCGACCGTGTCGAGGGCGTCGAACAGGTACGCCTTGTCCTCCTGCAGGTCCTTGTTGTAGGCGAGCGGCAGGCCGGCCATCGTGCCGAGCAGCCCCGCCAGGTCGGCGGCCAGGCGCGGCGCCTTGGCCCGCGCCAGCTCGGCCGCGTCGGGGTTCTTCTTCTGGGGCAGCATCGACGAGCCGGAGGTGAAGGCGTCGCTCAGCTCCACGAAGCCGGCCTCGTCGCCCGCCCATGCCACGATCTCGGCGCCGAGGCGCGAGAGGTGCACGCCGAGCTGGGCGGCGAAGTGCAGGTAGTCGATCAGCGCGTCGCGGCTGCCGACGGCGTCGAGGCTGTTGGGCGAGGGCCGCTCGAAGCCCAGCTCGCGCGCCGTCATCTCGCGGTCGATCGGGAAGCCGACCCCCGACAGGGCCCCCGAGCCGAGCGGGCAGTCGGCCGTCGCGGCGATCGCGTGACCCAGCCGGGTGCGGTCGCGGTCGAGCATCCAGACGTAGGCGAGCAGGTGGTGCGCCAGCCGCACCGGCTGGGCGCGCTGGCTGTGGGTGTAGCCGGGCAGGAGCGTGTCGACGTGGGCCTCGGCCTGGGCGAGCAGCGCCTCGGCGAGCTCGCGGAGCAGGCCCGCCTGCGCCTCGCAGCGCTCGCGCAGATGCAGGAGCGTGTCGGTGATGACCTGGTCGTTGCGGCTGCGCGCCGTGTGCAGCCGCCGCCCGGCGTCGCCGACGAGCTCGGTGAGCCGGCGCTCCACGGCGGTGTGGATGTCCTCGTCGCCGGGGACGAACGGGAACTCGCCCCGCTCCAGCTCGCCGGCGATGCGCTCGAGGCCGTCGTCGATCGCGGCGGCGTCCTCCGCGGGGATGATCCCCTGCGCCCCGAGCATGCGCGCGTGGGCGCGGGAGGCCCTGAGGTCCTGCGGCCACAGCCGCCGGTCGACCTCCAGCGAGGAGTTGAGCCGGTCGAACGCCTCGGCCGAGCCCGCGCCGAAGCGGCCGCCCCAGAGGCGCCCGCCGCCCGTCATGCCCTCGCCGTCGCCCCCGGCCGGCCGGCGCGCCGCGCGGCCACGACCGCGGCGAGCGCCTCGCAGACCCGGTCGACCTGCGCCTCGGTCATCTCCGGGAAGAACGGCAGCGCGATCGTCGAGGCGCTGATCGCCTCGGTGACCGGGAACTCGCCCGGGCCGTGCCCGTGCTCGGCCCGGTAGTAGGGCTGCAGGTGGATGCACGGCAGGTAGGGCTTGGCCGAGACGCCCAGCGCGTCGAGGTCGCCGATGACCTCATCGCGCACCAGGTCGGGCTCGAGGCGCGGCGCGTAGACGAACCACGAGCGCCGCTGGGGGCCCTCGTACATGGGGGTGACGCCGTCCATCGCGCGCACCCGCTCCTGGTACCAGCCGGCCACCCGGGCCCGGCCGGCCTGCAGGTCGTCGAGCCGCTCCACCTGGGCCACGCCGATCGCGGCGTGGACGTCGGAGAGTCGGTAGTTGAAGCCGAGCCGCGAGTGGACGAGCCAGGCGCCGTCGTCGGAGCGGCCCTGGTTGCGCAGGCTGGACAGCACCCGGGCGAGCTCGTCGTCGTCGGTCAGCACGAGGCCGCCCTCGGCC harbors:
- a CDS encoding DegT/DnrJ/EryC1/StrS family aminotransferase — protein: MSGAPERIPLARPVIGERERELVDEVLRSGQLSLGPMVPRFERMWAERAGTRHAVAVSSGTAGLHLCLHALGLGPGDEVITSSFSFVASANAIVFTGATPVFAEVDPLTFNMDPAAVEAAITPRTKAILIVDIFGYPAEVPALVDIARRHGLGVVEDACQSIDGDHDGRKLGTFGHPAVYGFYANKQMTTAEGGLVLTDDDELARVLSSLRNQGRSDDGAWLVHSRLGFNYRLSDVHAAIGVAQVERLDDLQAGRARVAGWYQERVRAMDGVTPMYEGPQRRSWFVYAPRLEPDLVRDEVIGDLDALGVSAKPYLPCIHLQPYYRAEHGHGPGEFPVTEAISASTIALPFFPEMTEAQVDRVCEALAAVVAARRAGRPGATARA